The Paenibacillus sp. FSL H7-0357 nucleotide sequence TAATGAACCGATCAGCACACCTTTGACAAAATATTTCTGCAGGAACGGATAGACCATAATAATCGGCAAGGTTGCCACCATGGTTGTGGCCATGATCAGTGATTTGGATGTGACCGATTTCATCAGCGCCAGCCGGTCCTGAGCCGCCGCATTGGCACCGATGGACTGCAGCTGATCCGTCACGATATTGGAATTCAAAATTTGCTTAAGCAGGGTCTGGATCGGAATGAGATTCGGATTATTGATATAAATACTGGCGGAGAACCAGTCATTCCAATGCCATACCGCCGTAAACAGTGACAGAGTCGCCACAACAGGTCCGGAAATCGGTAAAATAATCCGGATCAGCACTCCCATGTGATTGCAGCCGTCAATCCGTGCCGACTCGGCCAGACCTGCGGGCAGCCCCAGAAAAAACGTCCGGAAAATAATCATGTTATATACGCTGATTAATCCGGGAATCACCAGCACCCAGAAGGTGTCCATCATGCCAAACTCGCGCAGCAGCAAGTAAGTTGGAATCAGTCCGCCGCTGAAATACATTGTAATGACGCAGAACACCATGAAAAATTTCCGGCCCATCAGCTCCTGCCTGGATAACCCGTAAGCCAGAATGGCTGTGAACAGCACCGACAGAATCGTCCCGACTATTGTCCGCAGAACGGAGACCAGGAACGCCTGACTGATCCGGCTGTCATGGAACACCACTTCATAATTGTCGAGCGTCGGGCTGCGGGGCCAGAACGTAATGCCGCCAAACGCCGTATCCGCGCCCGTATTGAAGGAGATCACCAGTGAATTCCAGAAGGGATACAGGGTGACGAAACCCAGCAGGATCAGCAGGAAATAGATGATCACTTGCAGCACTTTATCTCCCCGCGACAGCTTCATCATAACCTGTTCCCCGCTTTCCGATAGACTGTACCGACACTAGACCAAGTTTCCAAAAAACCATTCGCCGTCCCTTTGCTTACCATAGGCTTGAGCCCATTTTCCTGGCCGCTTTGTTGGCAATAGCCAGCAAGCTGACGCTGACAACCGCTTTGAACAATCCTGCTGCCGCCGCATAAGAGAAACGGCTGTTCAGAATCCCCATGCGGTAGACATAGGTGTCGATGACATCCGAGACGTCCCGCAGGATCGGATTGGTAGCCAGAATCAGAATGTCCTCAAAACCGGCATTCAGAATGTTGCCCACTGCCAGAATCATAAAGATGATAATAACCGGCCGGATACAGGGCAGCGTGATCAGTTGAATCTGCTTGAAGCGGCCTGCCCCGTCAATGGAAGCGGCTTCATACAAATGCGGGTCAATGCCGGCAATGGCTGCCAGATAGACAATCGCCGCAAAACCGATTTCTTTCCACACCCCCGTTCCAACGAGTATGCCCCAGAAGTATTCCGGCACTGACAGAAAGCTGATCGGCTCTGAGGTAAGATCCAGGCTCATCAGCAGCATGTTTACGCTTCCATTATCCGTCGAAAGCATCGACCCTACGAACCCGCCGACTATGACCCAGGAGAGAAAATGCGGCAAATAGCTGACAGTCTGAATGATCCGCTTGAACGCCATCCTCCGCACCTCATTCAGCATCAGTGCCAGCAGGATAGGTGCCGGGAATCCGAAGCATAGCTTCAGCAGGCTGATGACAATCGTGTTGCGCATCACCGTCCAGAAGTCGGGCGAATTGAAGAATGCTTCTAAGTGCTTCAGCCCGACCCAAGGACTTTGAAAAAAACCGCCGAACAGCTGATAATCCTGAAAGGCCATCAGCACCCCATACATCGGCAGATAGCTGAATACGAAGATAAAGATCATTGCCGGTACAACCATCAGCTGAAGATCCCACTGCCTGACCCATCTGGACCAGGAAGAAACAGAATTCCCTTTCTTGTAAGATAAGGCCCTTGGTTCGATTTCCACATTTGTCATCCTTCCTGTGTCTTTGCTTTACACCTTAATCTTATGTCGCACAGGAAGGACGTACCAGTACCGTGGTCAACGAAAAATGTGGTCTGGCAATGATGACAATCAGCAGCTTGTATGCGGACCAATCATCTATTCCTCTTCCTCCGGCAGCTTGATGGCCTTCACGTTGTCAATGTACAACGTACCACTGCCTTGGGTTCCGCTACCTTGGGCCACATAGAAAGCAAATTCCTTGATAGAGCCCAGATCAATCACGCCGTTGCCGCTGGTGGCCCACCCCGGTTTGGCAAAACCGGTAAATGGAAGAGTGACCAGCACCGGTGCAGTACCCTGGATCTTGAAGCTGGTTTCCCACACTTCACCGTTCGTCTCATGGAACTGGACAGCCAGCTGACGGTTCGAGCCATCCGGCTGCAGCCAGAAGGATATCGCTTCCATCCCCGGCCATTCCTTGCCCATGCTGCGGTAGACCCCCGCGTAACCGGGATTCCCGATCGTATAATCCAGCTTCAGGCCGTAGGTGCCGCTGTTCGTATGGTAGGTGTCGAGTGTTACCGTCGCTGCGTTGCCTGAGACGTTGCGCTGCCATTTCGCACGCAGACTGCTGTTTGAACCGCCGTACTCCTCGAAATCATCAATCACATAGCTGTCCACCGGCGGAGGAACAAACGGACCGTTGCCGGTTTCACCGTTGTTTAATGCGCGGGGATGGCTGTAAAGTGATTGAATGCCGCTGAGAGAATTTTTATCGGTCAAATATCCGGACCAGGTCATGAAATATACGTACCGCGGCTGTTTCTCTTGCAGCATCTCCATATCCGGCAGCTCCCCGTTCTCCCCGATCGCAATGGGTCTGCCGCCGCTCAGCTGCACCAGCTTGTTGTAATACGTATCACGGTAATCGTTGTTGTAAATATCCATCGCCAGCACATCCACCTCATCATGTCCGGGATAATAAGGGGCGGAATCATAGGCCCAGGAGCTTTCCGCATTCGGGCTCCACACCCAGATTAAATTGTCCAGCCCATGCAGATTAGTGAAACGGTCGTACATATTGTGCCACAGCTGCCGGAACAGCTCGGGACGCGCCCCCCACCAGAAGAATTCAGCGTTCATCTCGTGATAAGGCCGCCACAGCACCGGGATCCCTTCATCCCTTAGCTGCTGCAGATAACAGGCTACTTCGTCCATTTGTGCCGCCCACTGGTCATACAAGGCTGTACCGGGAGTTACGATATCCGTCATCTGGGCAACCGTAACATCGCCCGTGACACTTTCCCAGCCAGCCGTCGGCGCATCCATCGGCCTAGGCTCATGATAGGTCAGCGTCACCATGGCTCCCGATTCGCTTTTCACAATGGCCTCATCGATCATTGCCTGGCGCAATGCGCTGAAGTCCCCGCCGGTGTAATAGGCGAAATCCGAGCCCCACAATGCCGGGTAATATCCGGTCAGCTCTGCTGCCGTGTCATACCACAGGCTGGGTTGTTCGTAATAATTATGCTGCCCTGTATAAACGGCATTGCCCACCGTGGCATACAGTCGGTCCAGCAGCTCCACCGCCTCTTCCGAAGCATTCGGATTCACCGGATACATCTTCTCCGTGGTCACCTGGAGCACACTCGCAGCTGACACCGCAGTGCCTTCGCTGACCGCCTTCACCTCGATGTCATACAAACCTTCCGGCGACAAGCCCTCCAGTTTGTATGCATACAATGCTTGACCGGGAACATACGGCACCGTTACATTTTTCCACTCGGTATCGGCTGCTTTTTTATACGAAATCTTGTAAGACTTTACGCCAAAAGGACCTGAAGAAGCTTCCCATTCCAGATTGGCGGATACACCATCCTTACCGGTCACTGAGAATCCCGCGGGTGCCCCGGGTGCAAGCTCCAGCGGAAGCTGCGGAAGTTTGCTGACAACAACCTGATCAAGAAAGAGCTCCGCACCAGTAGTGTTACTCACCGCAAACCGCATGGACTGGGCTGCTGCGCCGGTGATTACCTGCTGCTCCAGCCGTTTCCAGCCTAAAGACGCCTCCGCTGGAAGCGGGTGCGTAATTGTGTCATTGTCCTGATAGACGGCAAGACTTACCGTAGCAGGCGGGACTGCCGCCTCCGCTGAAGATCTGCTCCAGTACGAAACCAGATAAGAGGTATCGCCTTCGGCGGCCATCTCAGCGGTCTTAATTCCTGATTGGTTCAGGAGCTTTAGTGCGTACCCTCCCGAGTACGTGTCATAAGTTACCGTCTGCACGGTCCCCGTGGTTTCCCAAGGTTCTGTACTTCCGCTCTCGAAACCGCTATTAGAGACAAGGTTCGTCCCCGGAGTTGCTTCGAGTCCCATCACCGCATCTGAAATGTTGCCTGCCGCATCCTTGGAGCGCAGCATAATAGCGTACACTGAAAATGGATCCAGCTGACTTAGCGTATAAGTGTGCATTGTGACTGTCTCCTGATGGGGTACGGTCACTGTGCTCCAGTCCGGGGCGTCTGTTTTTTTGTACGACAGCTGGTAGGATGCTACGCCCATATCATCCGTCGATCCCGCCCAAGTCAGCTTTAACGCTTCCGGCTCATGCTCGGCCTGCCAGACACCGGGCGTTGTCGGCCGTTCGATATCCACATTTTCACGAATGACTGCATCGTCAATATAGTAATCCTTGCTGGTGCTGTTCCAGAACGATAGACGGACATGCTGATCCCCGGGAGCGGGGGTATACAGCAGCTGACGGTATTCCCAGCTCGTCGAACCCGAGAACTGAAGACTTTGTTTGCCCTGCTGCGTGCCGAATGAATCCATATCAATTACAGCATGGGTCACTCCTGCTCCGGCGAATTTGACCCATAAACCGACACGATAGGTTTTGCCTTGCTGCACCGCCACAGACGCCGAGGCTCCCCCGGTATTCCGTTTCACCTGAAGACTTTTATCCCCTCCATGCTTTTCACTGGCAGTCACTACAGGGCTACCCCACTTCTCCCACCCGACATCACCTGACTCAAAACCCGGATTACCGAGCAGATTCTCTCCTGCCGCACGCGATGGAGCAGGAAACACAGCGATCGATGCAATAAACAGAGCGACGGCCAGCCAACCATGGAACCATTTTTTGCCTGTTTGTGCAACCACTTTGTTCAGGCCTCCATTTGAAAAAGCCGGTTTATATTCGATGTTGGCATCGTCCGGCCCCTTCAATGTAAGCGTTACCATTTAACTGAACAAGAATCATTTGCAACGAAAAGTTTGTTTTAGCAACGACTAATTTGAAAAGTTCACCTACGCTGCTGTTTATCCCTGTCCGTAACTGCCGATGTACGAAAAGCACCGTTGCCGCAGGAGACAGCGAGTACCTGTCCACCTGCGCAATCGACAGCAATTCCCTTCCAGCGGGGGGCGCCAAGAGATTGATTCTCCCACTCCTCCCAGGACAAACCTCCATCCCGGCTGCAAACGACCCGGGCCTCCGTTCCGGTACGAACCATCGGCTCACACGCCAGAATCAGCAGGTCTTTGCCTGAGTTCCCCTTACCCACAGCAAGCGCCGACACATTGAACCTTTCTCCCTCCCCGGCCGGGTACAGCTTGCTCCAGCTTTGCCCGTTATCTTCGCTGCGCCATAACCCTTCCGAGATAAATCCCGCATACAGGGTGCCTGCATGGGTGGGCGAAAACGCCACTGCATTTAATACAGAGGACGGGCTGCTGTACTGGAAAGGAAGTCCCGCACCGATGGATTGCCAAGTGTCCCCGCTATCCTTCGAGCTCCAGATTCCCTCCGTCCATTCCCCAAGCATAAGATGTCCTGCCTGATGGTAATCCGTGTCCAGCAGTTGATTGGCTCCACAGGCATTTTTGACCTGATAGACAACTACCGGCAGCAGTTCGGCTTCAATCCACTTCTTCTGATGCGGCAAAGTTGCTAGATGCGCCGGAGGACGGAATGACGTCCGTTCCCAGGAATCTCCCCCATCTCTGGAGCGGTAGATTCCAGCTCCTAAGGCCATCTCACCGTCCACATAAGCATAGAAAGTTCCTGGGTTGCCCCTATCTTCCCGCAATGCCTGGACGAACAGCCCCCGACCAAGGGAAAGTACGGCTACCGCGCTGTCGCCTCCGTCACGGCTCCGTGCAATGCAGGCCGTTCGCCCATGCCCGACAAGACCGTACAGATAATGCTTGGAGTCTGTTCCGGACATGACGGCAGCAGTACTGCCTGAGTAGCCATCCAGACCCGGTAAATTGCGGAAGGTCTGCCCGCCATCCTCCGTGATCTTGGGCGGATGGTCTGCCATCGTGACGCAGAACTTCCCCGGCTGCACCGTGTCAGCGATCACCGCTTCCATGCAGGTCGTTTCCAGCCCCCGGAAATGATTCGCCCGCCAGCTCTTCCCCCCATCCTCGCTGATTGCAACTCCATACCAGTTGCATAGATAGAGGCGGTCCTTGCTGAAGCGGTCTACGATGATTTTGGAGATCGCCCAGCCTGTTGCCGCCGCCCGGGATGCTCCGCTGAAATGATCCATATACGCCGGAAAGCCGCTGAGGTCTTCATCGGAATGAGGATGGAGCAGTTGCCAATGTCCACCCCCGTCAGAGGAAACATACAGTGGAATCGGTGGACACTCCTTCATATGCGGCCGCAGATCCGAGGCCGTGTACCATCTTTCCGTACGAAGGCAGTCCTGCACAACGGTCCCGTATCTCTGTCTGCCGGGCAGCAGACCTTCTTCCGTGGAAGCCCAAGTCCTGCCGCCATCAGTGCTGCTCCGGATTCCGCCCCAGATCGTAGCCGCCAGCAGATGCTGGTTATCAAGGCTGTCGAATGACAGCTCGGCAAAGCTGGGCCCTTCCTGCAGCAGCTCCCAGGATTCTCCCAGATCAGAGCTGACATACAGCTTGCCTGACCTGCCCCGGGGCTGATCCTGAAGCAGCCCCAATACGCCGCCTTCGCCAACTTCAACATAATCCATGTTTAAATCGTCATCGCTTATTGTTCCGGCATACAAGACACCGGGAACAGACGGGTGAAACGCAACGCAGCCAAACCGTTCCTCTGGAAGCCCCGTGCGTCTCCAGGTCTCGCCTTCATCCCGGCTGATCCAGAAGCCGCCGGTATACCCTCCTGCGGCGATTATGTCAGGGTGGTGAGGGTCTGCCGCGATCACCTCACCGTACATCCTGGTGGGACCATTTCCATAGAATCCCATACCCGTGCAGACTTCCCGCCAGCTGTGCCCGCCATCAGCAGATTTGTGGACTGAACCATAAAACTTCCGGCTCCTGACCTCCCCGGAGCAGCGAAACAGCACCTCCGGGTGATGCGGACTGATCGCAAAGCTCTGCACCTGATGGTGATACGCCTTCGTCAGCCCACCATTCAGCGTTTCCCAAGTCTCCCCGCCATCAGAGCTGCGGAAGACACCCGCGACATCGCAGCGGGCATACACAATCCCGCTTATAGCCGGGTGCTGAATAAGCCCCGTGATATACCCGCCTCCACACAGTGAAGCCGGTGTCCAGACATGCGCAGTATTTTCGATATTATTCATAATGCTTAATACCTCCTCTACGTCTCTTCAAGCTTACACCCGGGCTTCAGTTACGGGCATCCCTGCGAACAACGAATTGTACCGCTGGGCAAGGAAGATACTTTTATCAAAAAGTTATAAAACTACCCATTCACACAAACAGAAATGATAGTCATTGCATCTCTTATACTATCCAACCGGAAAGAGGTGTTAACTATGACAGAACGTGCAAGAATTCGCAGGGCCATTGCTGCACTGCGTACGCAAAGAGCCATTCTGCGCGAACAGCTGGAAGAAATTAATGAGAATTTACGCAGAGTGCCTAATCCCAGCCGGGCCAGACGGGAACTTTTGGCAGCGAGGGTTGCTATCAGAGAAGCATTGCGTTTAAATGCCATCGCCATTCGGCTTTTGCGCAGTGTGCTGTAACCGGATTATGCTGAAGCTAGTGCAGTAACAGGTATCCTGTGAGGCAGATCCTATATATCCGAAAAAAAAGAGCACCGGGGCTCTCCCCGAATGCTCTTTTCTCTGTTGCCAAGACGGCTTAAGCACGGCTTTCCTGCTCTTCCGGCTGTAGCCGGAGTGCCAGTTCTGGAAATCTATCTTCGCATGCTTTAATCTCTTGGATAATCCATTGCCATTATATCCATAAAAGGCACCTTGACCAGCTCTTCCTTACAGCTGAGATGCACCTTGCCCGTACGCGAGTCCATGCCGACAATCTGCCCCCGGACCTGATCTTCCTTGCCCCAAACCGTCAATAGCACTTCAGAGGCCTCTTGCATCGCTTCCGTCAGTTGATTGCCGATTTCCTCCAGCACAAATTCATCTCTTGTCGGCCGTTTGGCCACCTTCGCTTTTGCCACACTATTCCTCCGTTAAATTAAGACTGTTTCCATGTGTTATTCCATATAAAATAAATGTCATGTTTACTCGCTCATGGATGTTATCGAGTTAATTATAGCAATTACTCTTAAGCGGTGAAAAGAGCGTAGTGATTATGTTCCTCCAACTGAACTTCAGCTGTTTTGCATAAGGAGCTATTCTAACAACTACTCTACGTAGCTTAACATTTCCAGCAGGTCTGAACAAGGTTATCGTGATTTGCGTCACGAATCTCAGAATCGACCTGGGAAGCTGATCGGCGCAACTCATCAGCTCCAGTTCGCGCTCTAAGAAAAGGAGTCGCTGGCGCTTCCCTGCCAACAACTCCTTTTGTTATTTTCTTTTATAGCTCTTAGCCCAATTTAATGTCATTTCTTGAAAACTCACCTGTCTGCGCCAAGTTCTATGAGTGGTTTCCCATTCGTTAACAGCTTGCTTATAAGGTGTGTAAAATCGCCAATCACTAATATCCCAAGAACAATAAATTTTTCGATAAAATTTTCCGAATGGAATGTCTTGAGAGTATCTTCGTACGGCCTTACTTGCCTGTCGTTTTATCCAACGACTTGCCTGGTCTTTACTTACGGGTGTTTTCTTAATGCTTCTACTCAAATCAGCTCTAACCTCCTTCAGGGAAGCTAGAGTCCGTCTAGTAATTTCATTGATTCACCCCTTATTTTTCCATATTCAGATAATAAACCGATTAACTCACTGAAGCAACTTTTCTTTTAGCATGTAATCCGGAAACTGCTCGATGAAATCAAAATCATTTACGGATCTTTAATTCGCTCTGATTCTGCATGCTGATTCCTCCAAAGAAAAAAGCCGTTAAATTAATCAGCGACCTCCTCTCAAAACATTAAAATATATTTGCGGAACTGCAAAAGAGTTGCTATACCTGGAAAGTATGAAGAACGGATCCAATGGCGAATGGGAAAACGTGTTGGACTCAATTCCGGAACTTGTCCACAAGCGCGCTATACACCTCATATCTGTTCTCCCATACCTGTTTCCGGTTATCAAATGGCTTACCGTCCAGCAACGCTGCGATCACTTCCAGACAGACATGCCACCCGGAGAGGTCTTTGGCTGTATGGCCCGTAATTTTGCCTATGGTTTCGATTAATTGCAGGCGGCAGCCTTCCCGCTCCGGAAGCAGCTCAAAACGAACCTTGTCCTCTCCCCAAATAAATTCCAATACGGAGTTCCGCTCAAAATCAGTAATTTCCAATTCCAAAAAGGTACCGTCCCGCATATCAAATTCGATGATCCCGCCGGTTCGCAAATCCTTTACCCTTAGCTCGGAGAACCATTCCTTCAGCAGTTCATTTTGAGTCAACATCGCCCAAACGGTATCCACTGAATGCTTGTAATGGAATTCAAAGGTGGCTGTGAAGCCTTCCGGGACCGCTACAATCTCAGCAATCATTAATAGTTCCCCTTTTCTGTGATTATTAGTATGCTTATCCTTTAAACTGTAAAGTATTTACAACCAAATCGCAAATGGAGTGATACTTATGAGAAAACTGCCTTTTATCTGCCTATTATTAGTCCTGCTGTCATTAAGCATTGCCGGTTGTGAACGCGATACCGGATATTCAATTCAAAAAGCGATTGATAAAGGCGATCCGATCTTTAAAGATTTGAATTACGATGGGCAAGTGATCAGGTATAGTGTGGACAACTCCAACGATGAATATGGGGGAGCCGGCAAAGGTATTAAAACGGATGTTTGCACAGAGATTACAAAGGAAGACAGCGGCAGCGGGGAGATTTTCTATTCGATCAGCGGATGCACAGCCGACAATCCGGAAATGAGCTATTTTCTGATCCGCAAAAAGAAGTAAAATGCAGCGTACACGCAAACGGACAACCGCAAGGTTGCCCGTTCATTTAACCCGTATTTAGGATAGAAACTTATTAAACAACATAGTCTTCCAGTGAAATCCGGCTGCCGCCCAGACTGGCTTGAGGGCCCGCACCCACCCCAAGGGTGAGCTGTAGCTGATCGCCGCTTAAAGTCTGATATTGGACCGACAGGTCATCTCCGGTGCTGAACTCCGGCGCTTTATTCGTCATTTCCGTTGCAAAGGCAGGCAAGTCGCCAAACCCCAGCTCTGCTGCCTCTTTCACCGGAACAGCCTCCACGACAACTCCTCCCGGCATTCCTGTAACCGTAACCTCCAGGTAGTCCTGCCGTTCTTTCAACTCGTAGCGCTGGGACAAGTAAACAGCAAAGTACACTTTACCAGCCCTCCCGAACAGCGCCTCCTGCGACTTGATCCACTCCCCTTTGGGCAGAACCCCTACGACAGAGTCATTCTCTCCTTCCGGAACGGGATACAAGGAAAGGACCGTACTCTTGTGAAACAGCACCTCCATATGCGGACTCTGATGGCGGGGATCGCCTTCCCGATAGCCTTGACCGGGATGGAAGAAATACAGCCGGTTGCTCCCTTCCTGTACGCCAATTGGCAGTGAGAAGGCCCAGCGCAGCTGTTCGTTGTCAAATTCCTCTACCCGCTCCCACATACCTCCAGCCGCATAATCCTCCGTGATATAAGCGTATGAATGCAGCAGCGGCTGAGGATCCGGGTCACTTGGCACAACCTTCCGGGTCAGCTTCTTGACTTCAACAGGCACGCTACGGTCCAAAGCAGCGGACCGTACCTGCTCCGGTGCTTCATAGAATAGTAACCCGGCATATTCAGTTCGCGGCATCTCCGCAGGCAATTTGAAGTCTCCAAACTGCACATAATCATGCAGCACATTGCCGTCTGCCGGAACATCATGCGGCCAGCCCCGGGAATGTGCGCCTACCCAGGCGCCCTGAAGGTAGAAGTGCCCCCGTTCCTTCCACAGATAATCCAGCATTTCTGCCAGCATGTCTTTGATCTTAGGGTCCTCTTCCAGCTCCCAGGCACAGGTAAATGCCTGCACCCAATGCCAGAACCACGGCAGGCTGCCATACTCCGGCATGCCATTCCCGCGGATATAGACCAGTGTATTCTGCAGGCTGAGCAGTCCGTCCTCGCGTAATTCCTCATCATCAAACAGCTTGCCGAAGATCAGCTTCGCTGCGGTATATTTAGCTTCATGATGCCCGAAGGTCACCACCGGTTTGCGGTAAAATCCGCTGCGGTAGATATGGCCGATGGCCGTATGAAAAGCAATTCGGAGTCCTGCACTGAACTCGCTGGAATAATGCTTGCAGAACCAAGCCATCAGGCTGCCCATTATTTCCACCGGAAGCTCATGCGGCGAGGCCTCCCGCGGCAGCGGGTTCAGGCCAAGCGGCCAGTGTCCGTATAGCGCAGTCCCGGGCTGTCTGTTCTGCAGCAGAACGGTTTCCAGCAGCACGGCTTCCGCCTTCTGCTTTGCTGCTACACGGTCAAAGGGCAGCTCGCGAGACGGGTCTACG carries:
- a CDS encoding carbohydrate ABC transporter permease, coding for MMKLSRGDKVLQVIIYFLLILLGFVTLYPFWNSLVISFNTGADTAFGGITFWPRSPTLDNYEVVFHDSRISQAFLVSVLRTIVGTILSVLFTAILAYGLSRQELMGRKFFMVFCVITMYFSGGLIPTYLLLREFGMMDTFWVLVIPGLISVYNMIIFRTFFLGLPAGLAESARIDGCNHMGVLIRIILPISGPVVATLSLFTAVWHWNDWFSASIYINNPNLIPIQTLLKQILNSNIVTDQLQSIGANAAAQDRLALMKSVTSKSLIMATTMVATLPIIMVYPFLQKYFVKGVLIGSLKE
- a CDS encoding ABC transporter permease, translating into MVVPAMIFIFVFSYLPMYGVLMAFQDYQLFGGFFQSPWVGLKHLEAFFNSPDFWTVMRNTIVISLLKLCFGFPAPILLALMLNEVRRMAFKRIIQTVSYLPHFLSWVIVGGFVGSMLSTDNGSVNMLLMSLDLTSEPISFLSVPEYFWGILVGTGVWKEIGFAAIVYLAAIAGIDPHLYEAASIDGAGRFKQIQLITLPCIRPVIIIFMILAVGNILNAGFEDILILATNPILRDVSDVIDTYVYRMGILNSRFSYAAAAGLFKAVVSVSLLAIANKAARKMGSSLW
- a CDS encoding glycosyl hydrolase yields the protein MVAQTGKKWFHGWLAVALFIASIAVFPAPSRAAGENLLGNPGFESGDVGWEKWGSPVVTASEKHGGDKSLQVKRNTGGASASVAVQQGKTYRVGLWVKFAGAGVTHAVIDMDSFGTQQGKQSLQFSGSTSWEYRQLLYTPAPGDQHVRLSFWNSTSKDYYIDDAVIRENVDIERPTTPGVWQAEHEPEALKLTWAGSTDDMGVASYQLSYKKTDAPDWSTVTVPHQETVTMHTYTLSQLDPFSVYAIMLRSKDAAGNISDAVMGLEATPGTNLVSNSGFESGSTEPWETTGTVQTVTYDTYSGGYALKLLNQSGIKTAEMAAEGDTSYLVSYWSRSSAEAAVPPATVSLAVYQDNDTITHPLPAEASLGWKRLEQQVITGAAAQSMRFAVSNTTGAELFLDQVVVSKLPQLPLELAPGAPAGFSVTGKDGVSANLEWEASSGPFGVKSYKISYKKAADTEWKNVTVPYVPGQALYAYKLEGLSPEGLYDIEVKAVSEGTAVSAASVLQVTTEKMYPVNPNASEEAVELLDRLYATVGNAVYTGQHNYYEQPSLWYDTAAELTGYYPALWGSDFAYYTGGDFSALRQAMIDEAIVKSESGAMVTLTYHEPRPMDAPTAGWESVTGDVTVAQMTDIVTPGTALYDQWAAQMDEVACYLQQLRDEGIPVLWRPYHEMNAEFFWWGARPELFRQLWHNMYDRFTNLHGLDNLIWVWSPNAESSWAYDSAPYYPGHDEVDVLAMDIYNNDYRDTYYNKLVQLSGGRPIAIGENGELPDMEMLQEKQPRYVYFMTWSGYLTDKNSLSGIQSLYSHPRALNNGETGNGPFVPPPVDSYVIDDFEEYGGSNSSLRAKWQRNVSGNAATVTLDTYHTNSGTYGLKLDYTIGNPGYAGVYRSMGKEWPGMEAISFWLQPDGSNRQLAVQFHETNGEVWETSFKIQGTAPVLVTLPFTGFAKPGWATSGNGVIDLGSIKEFAFYVAQGSGTQGSGTLYIDNVKAIKLPEEEE
- a CDS encoding WD40/YVTN/BNR-like repeat-containing protein — translated: MNNIENTAHVWTPASLCGGGYITGLIQHPAISGIVYARCDVAGVFRSSDGGETWETLNGGLTKAYHHQVQSFAISPHHPEVLFRCSGEVRSRKFYGSVHKSADGGHSWREVCTGMGFYGNGPTRMYGEVIAADPHHPDIIAAGGYTGGFWISRDEGETWRRTGLPEERFGCVAFHPSVPGVLYAGTISDDDLNMDYVEVGEGGVLGLLQDQPRGRSGKLYVSSDLGESWELLQEGPSFAELSFDSLDNQHLLAATIWGGIRSSTDGGRTWASTEEGLLPGRQRYGTVVQDCLRTERWYTASDLRPHMKECPPIPLYVSSDGGGHWQLLHPHSDEDLSGFPAYMDHFSGASRAAATGWAISKIIVDRFSKDRLYLCNWYGVAISEDGGKSWRANHFRGLETTCMEAVIADTVQPGKFCVTMADHPPKITEDGGQTFRNLPGLDGYSGSTAAVMSGTDSKHYLYGLVGHGRTACIARSRDGGDSAVAVLSLGRGLFVQALREDRGNPGTFYAYVDGEMALGAGIYRSRDGGDSWERTSFRPPAHLATLPHQKKWIEAELLPVVVYQVKNACGANQLLDTDYHQAGHLMLGEWTEGIWSSKDSGDTWQSIGAGLPFQYSSPSSVLNAVAFSPTHAGTLYAGFISEGLWRSEDNGQSWSKLYPAGEGERFNVSALAVGKGNSGKDLLILACEPMVRTGTEARVVCSRDGGLSWEEWENQSLGAPRWKGIAVDCAGGQVLAVSCGNGAFRTSAVTDRDKQQRR
- a CDS encoding YolD-like family protein, producing the protein MAKAKVAKRPTRDEFVLEEIGNQLTEAMQEASEVLLTVWGKEDQVRGQIVGMDSRTGKVHLSCKEELVKVPFMDIMAMDYPRD
- a CDS encoding SRPBCC family protein, which gives rise to MIAEIVAVPEGFTATFEFHYKHSVDTVWAMLTQNELLKEWFSELRVKDLRTGGIIEFDMRDGTFLELEITDFERNSVLEFIWGEDKVRFELLPEREGCRLQLIETIGKITGHTAKDLSGWHVCLEVIAALLDGKPFDNRKQVWENRYEVYSALVDKFRN
- a CDS encoding DUF4362 domain-containing protein; amino-acid sequence: MRKLPFICLLLVLLSLSIAGCERDTGYSIQKAIDKGDPIFKDLNYDGQVIRYSVDNSNDEYGGAGKGIKTDVCTEITKEDSGSGEIFYSISGCTADNPEMSYFLIRKKK